The following proteins are encoded in a genomic region of Arachis ipaensis cultivar K30076 chromosome B02, Araip1.1, whole genome shotgun sequence:
- the LOC107625892 gene encoding protein enabled, with the protein MDYSAYQQQQQQQQQQQQQAYSYEYDPSQIQAYDQSYAYQQPYYPYTQQYAYYPDPTQAHLQFQPESAPVHPPGVNPEPAPQRPTHAPTAPFQYRGRGGRGGRSFRGGGRGQFNRGRGRGHFPANSSATVVSDGVDLTSAAGVTLVVQPSSSTSPKQAQVPGAPPPPPPPKAWCEICKVGCNTLEVMEQHKNGKKHKKNVKAREELERQKAINEQKKEQIHTAQPKTVKESGNNGGPPENIGTEVAAANQNDEAQLQNNLGETSAVSAEEPEGKFRDNTAGRGRGLKRKMRGGRGSKSMRTGDGSRKPVQPQAAEQFVPFKCELCNVKCESEVVYQSHVTGKKHLSNLKRAHGPQALSGILGLQQALNPPDINALSNAINAQVQQGDNDPQVLLAQLLMNVLSQAQAQAQGQTPGTAPQTGPVAAQMLGAVPSIAGSSYEPQLSQTQALEIMAHVNAPEDSNIGSQNAGGNRELKQQHEYPQPSLIATLSDNSGAANDQIASECEASTSQNQDK; encoded by the exons ATGGATTATTCTGCGTACcaacaacaacagcagcagcagcagcaacaacaacaacaagcatATTCATATGAGTATGATCCATCTCAAATCCAAGCTTACGATCAATCCTATGCGTATCAACAACCATATTATCCCTACACTCAACAATACGCGTATTATCCTGATCCAACTCAAGCTCACCTTCAATTCCAACCCGAATCCGCACCGGTTCACCCTCCCGGTGTCAATCCTGAACCGGCTCCTCAAAGACCCACGCACGCCCCG ACTGCGCCATTTCAATACAGAGGTAGGGGTGGCAGGGGTGGTAGGTCGTTTAGAGGGGGTGGGCGAGGCCAGTTCAATCGCGGGAGGGGACGCGGACACTTCCCTGCTAACTCTTCTGCAACTGTCGTATCTGATGGTGTAGATTTGACTTCTGCTGCTGGGGTTACTTTAGTGGTGCAACCTTCGTCATCAACATCACCCAAACAAGCTCAAGTGCCTGgcgcaccaccaccaccaccaccacctaaGGCATGGTGTGAAATTTGTAAGGTTGGATGTAATACTCTGGAAGTCATGGAACAACATAAGAATGGAAAGAAGCACAAGAAGAATGTGAAAGCCCGTGAAGAATTAGAGAGACAGAAGGCAATAAATGAACAAAAGAAAGAACAGATTCATACAGCTCAGCCTAAGACAGTCAAGGAGTCGGGGAACAATGGAGGCCCGCCAGAAAATATTGGCACTGAAGTTGCAGCTGCTAATCAAAATGACGAAGCACAGCTGCAGAATAACCTTGGAGAGACTTCAGCAGTTTCAGCTGAAGAGCCTGAGGGAAAATTCAGGGATAACACTGCTGGACGGGGACGGGGATTGAAGCGTAAGATGAGAGGGGGACGAGGATCTAAATCAATGAGGACTGGTGATGGATCAAGAAAGCCAGTGCAACCTCAAGCAGCCGAGCAGTTTGTGCCTTTTAAATGTGAATTGTGTAATGTCAAGTGTGAGTCCGAGGTTGTTTACCAGAGTCATGTGACCGGGAAAAAGCACTTGTCGAATCTCAAGCGTGCCCATGGCCCACAAGCTTTGTCCGGAATACTAGGGCTTCAACAAGCACTTAACCCCCCTGACATCAATGCCCTCTCAAATGCAATCAATGCTCAAGTCCAACAAGGTGATAATGATCCGCAAGTCCTTTTGGCTCAGCTTCTGATGAATGTATTATCTCAAGCACAAGCACAGGCACAAGGACAAACACCAGGAACTGCACCGCAGACTGGTCCCGTGGCTGCTCAGATGCTGGGTGCAGTGCCCTCTATTGCTGGATCCAGTTATGAACCCCAGCTGTCTCAGACACAAGCCTTGGAAATTATGGCACATGTTAATGCTCCGGAGGATTCTAACATCGGTTCCCAAAATGCAGGTGGAAATCGTGAATTGAAACAGCAGCATGAGTATCCCCAGCCTAGTTTAATTGCGACTTTATCAGACAACTCAGGGGCAGCAAATGACCAAATAGCTTCAGAGTGTGAAGCTTCCACCTCACAGAACCAAGATAAATGA